In Gulosibacter molinativorax, a single window of DNA contains:
- a CDS encoding exodeoxyribonuclease III produces MRIATWNVNSIRTRKGRVIDFLENSDIDVLAMQEIKCKPEQFPYEEFEAAGYEVIAHGLNQWNGVAFASRLPIEDAVEGFDGMPGFSKKPVEGDLPLEARALGVTIEGMRLWSLYVPNGRELDDPHYTYKLEWLKALRAATQARRDAHPDEPLALMGDFNIAPLDIDVWDPEFFVGKTHTSQLERDAFNAFLDDGMIDVTRELGVEGYTYWDYTQLRFPRNEGMRIDFVLGNPEFLELVTEAEIARDERKGDGPSDHVPVIVELDTETSLDDDMPMIF; encoded by the coding sequence ATGCGCATCGCCACCTGGAACGTGAACTCCATCCGCACCCGCAAGGGTCGCGTCATCGACTTCCTCGAGAACAGCGACATCGACGTCCTCGCGATGCAGGAAATCAAGTGCAAGCCTGAGCAGTTCCCCTACGAGGAGTTCGAGGCTGCGGGCTACGAGGTAATCGCGCACGGGCTCAACCAGTGGAACGGCGTCGCGTTCGCCTCCCGCTTGCCAATTGAGGATGCGGTCGAGGGCTTCGACGGGATGCCCGGATTCAGCAAGAAGCCGGTTGAGGGCGACCTGCCCCTCGAAGCGCGCGCGCTCGGCGTCACGATCGAGGGGATGCGCCTCTGGTCGCTGTACGTCCCCAACGGTCGCGAGCTCGACGACCCGCACTACACCTACAAGCTCGAGTGGCTGAAGGCGCTCCGCGCGGCGACGCAGGCACGGCGGGATGCGCATCCTGACGAGCCACTCGCGCTCATGGGCGACTTCAACATCGCCCCGCTCGACATCGACGTCTGGGATCCGGAATTCTTCGTCGGTAAGACCCACACCTCGCAGCTCGAGCGGGATGCGTTCAATGCGTTCCTCGACGACGGGATGATCGATGTCACGCGCGAGCTCGGCGTCGAGGGCTACACGTACTGGGATTACACGCAGCTGCGGTTCCCGCGCAACGAGGGGATGCGCATCGACTTCGTGCTTGGCAACCCCGAGTTCCTGGAGCTGGTCACCGAGGCCGAGATCGCTCGGGATGAGCGCAAGGGCGACGGTCCGAGCGACCACGTTCCGGTCATCGTCGAGCTCGACACCGAGACCTCGCTCGACGACGACATGCCGATGATCTTCTAG
- a CDS encoding DNA-methyltransferase translates to MTGEFSWAPDGPNAVIHGDNLPVLRSLPDASFQLIYLDPPFNTGRKQLRQTTKSVRSESGTRIGFKGQTYETVRGVVTSYDDAFEDYWEFLEPRLEEAWRLLDATGTLYLHLDYREVHYAKVLLDALFGRECFLNEIIWAYDYGARSKSRWPSKHDTILVYVKDPRRYHFDSEEVDREPYMAPGLVTPEKVARGKLPTDVWWHTIVSPNGHEKTGYPTQKPLGILRRVIAASSRPGDWVLDFFGGSGTTGAAAMSLGRRFVLVDQNPEAIATMRRRFADADVAFYAG, encoded by the coding sequence ATGACGGGCGAGTTTTCGTGGGCGCCGGACGGGCCCAATGCGGTCATTCACGGCGATAACCTGCCGGTCCTGCGATCGCTGCCCGATGCATCCTTTCAGCTGATCTATCTGGACCCGCCGTTCAATACGGGGCGGAAGCAGCTGCGGCAGACGACGAAGTCGGTGCGGTCGGAGTCGGGCACGCGGATCGGGTTCAAGGGGCAGACGTACGAGACTGTGCGCGGGGTGGTCACCTCGTACGACGACGCGTTCGAGGACTACTGGGAGTTTCTCGAGCCGCGGCTCGAGGAGGCCTGGCGGCTGCTGGATGCGACCGGAACGCTCTATCTGCACCTCGACTACCGCGAGGTGCACTACGCGAAGGTGCTGCTGGATGCGCTGTTCGGGCGCGAGTGCTTCCTCAACGAGATCATCTGGGCGTACGACTACGGCGCCCGCTCGAAGTCGAGGTGGCCGTCGAAGCACGACACGATTCTGGTGTACGTGAAGGATCCGCGGCGGTATCACTTCGACAGCGAAGAGGTTGACCGGGAGCCGTACATGGCGCCGGGGCTCGTCACGCCCGAGAAGGTGGCGCGCGGGAAGCTGCCGACCGATGTGTGGTGGCACACGATCGTGTCGCCGAACGGGCACGAGAAGACGGGGTACCCGACGCAGAAGCCACTCGGGATTTTGCGGCGCGTGATCGCGGCGAGCAGCCGGCCGGGGGATTGGGTGCTCGACTTCTTCGGCGGCAGCGGCACGACGGGTGCCGCGGCGATGTCGCTCGGGCGGCGGTTCGTGCTGGTCGACCAGAATCCGGAGGCGATCGCGACGATGCGGCGGCGCTTCGCGGATGCGGACGTCGCGTTCTACGCGGGCTAG
- a CDS encoding serine hydrolase domain-containing protein — protein sequence MGTVFRPSWKSAVKGIGATLSLVIFASLPGCASGPQPGPTAIPLRPTETADFEVADIEALMTQMVDAGAPAVFVEIRDGEHAWSGAKGIRSKKTELPATVTDPVRIASLSKPMIAAILLQLVEEGRVQLGDRIEDYLPGVVGGREVTVRQLLNHSSGLPDYVPTLMPEDPTQLSTRIVTPVTNAELVENAQSQEWSFEPGTGFEYSNTNYIVITMLIEELTGSTLAEELAIRITEPLELTTTSLPDGTAMPENAAHGYITEGALSIDVTAQDASLWSGAGGVVSTVSDVNTFMRALLTGQVIAPELLGEMLVLLPEGYGLGVQSRTDQCPDAEPVYLESSANKAGIPGASDGADAGDEPGATLDTDAPSASEAPTHGGETAPPDASAPPTQAGETGPPDASVPRQSDPSATATPLPTYDFAAPESGSGSLHDSAFGELVQIGAPRHVYGHIGSGLGYRGITMSSPDGMRQVTVLWTISPTDYAQDARLDLAYELTDVALTINCP from the coding sequence ATGGGAACTGTCTTTCGTCCTTCGTGGAAGTCCGCCGTCAAGGGTATCGGTGCAACGCTCTCGCTCGTGATCTTTGCGAGCTTGCCTGGATGCGCATCCGGCCCCCAGCCGGGGCCCACGGCGATACCGCTGCGCCCGACCGAGACGGCCGATTTCGAGGTCGCCGATATCGAGGCGCTGATGACGCAGATGGTGGATGCGGGTGCCCCCGCCGTGTTCGTCGAGATCCGCGATGGCGAGCATGCCTGGAGTGGTGCCAAGGGCATCCGCTCAAAAAAGACCGAGCTGCCCGCGACCGTCACCGACCCGGTTCGGATCGCGAGCCTTTCGAAGCCGATGATCGCGGCCATCCTGCTGCAGCTCGTCGAAGAGGGGCGGGTGCAGCTCGGCGACCGGATCGAGGACTATCTGCCCGGCGTCGTCGGCGGTCGCGAGGTGACGGTGCGGCAGTTGCTGAACCACTCGTCCGGGCTGCCCGACTACGTGCCGACGCTCATGCCCGAGGATCCGACCCAGCTATCGACCCGCATTGTCACTCCGGTGACCAACGCGGAGCTGGTCGAGAACGCGCAGAGCCAGGAGTGGAGTTTCGAGCCCGGCACAGGCTTCGAGTACTCGAACACGAACTACATCGTGATCACGATGCTGATCGAGGAGCTCACGGGTTCGACGCTCGCCGAGGAGCTCGCGATTCGGATCACCGAGCCGCTCGAACTCACCACTACGTCGCTGCCGGACGGCACCGCGATGCCCGAGAATGCCGCGCACGGCTACATCACGGAGGGCGCGCTCTCGATCGATGTCACGGCACAGGATGCGTCGCTCTGGTCGGGCGCGGGCGGCGTCGTTTCGACCGTGTCGGACGTGAACACGTTCATGCGCGCGCTCCTGACCGGCCAGGTCATCGCGCCCGAGCTTTTGGGTGAGATGCTCGTGCTCCTGCCTGAGGGCTACGGGCTCGGCGTGCAATCGCGGACCGATCAGTGCCCCGACGCCGAGCCGGTGTACCTCGAGTCCTCGGCGAATAAGGCAGGGATACCCGGGGCAAGCGATGGGGCGGATGCCGGGGACGAGCCCGGAGCGACTTTGGACACGGACGCACCCAGCGCATCCGAGGCGCCGACCCACGGCGGCGAGACGGCGCCGCCGGACGCGTCTGCACCGCCGACCCAAGCCGGTGAAACGGGGCCGCCGGATGCATCCGTACCGCGGCAGTCTGACCCATCCGCTACCGCGACCCCGCTGCCGACCTACGACTTCGCCGCGCCCGAATCGGGTTCCGGGAGCCTGCACGATTCCGCGTTCGGCGAGCTGGTCCAAATCGGCGCCCCGCGCCACGTGTACGGGCACATCGGTTCGGGACTGGGATACCGCGGCATCACGATGTCGAGTCCCGACGGCATGCGCCAGGTGACCGTGCTCTGGACGATCTCGCCGACCGACTACGCACAGGACGCGCGCCTCGACCTCGCGTACGAGCTCACCGACGTCGCGCTGACGATCAACTGCCCTTAA
- a CDS encoding TrmH family RNA methyltransferase, producing MSETHELSTYGVGPWEGEWPDDPRYDRELLEHGDTRNVIDRFRYWTMDAIIADLDETRHPFHVAIENWQHDMNIGSIVRSANAFGANTVHIVGRKRWNKRGAMVTDRYQHVMHHETVDAFVEWARGAGMPIIAIDNVPGCVPIETTPLPERCVFLFGQEGPGLTKAAVAAAEQVIEITQFGSTRSINASAAAAVTMHDWVLQHVYGRKP from the coding sequence ATGAGCGAAACACACGAGCTATCGACGTACGGGGTTGGGCCGTGGGAGGGCGAGTGGCCCGACGATCCGCGATACGATCGCGAACTGCTCGAGCACGGTGACACGCGCAACGTCATCGATCGCTTCCGCTACTGGACGATGGATGCGATCATCGCCGACCTCGATGAGACGCGGCATCCATTCCACGTCGCGATCGAGAACTGGCAGCACGACATGAACATCGGCTCGATCGTGCGCTCGGCGAACGCATTCGGCGCGAATACCGTGCATATCGTGGGTCGCAAGCGCTGGAATAAGCGCGGCGCGATGGTCACCGATCGATACCAGCACGTCATGCACCACGAGACGGTGGATGCGTTCGTCGAGTGGGCGCGGGGTGCCGGCATGCCGATCATCGCGATCGACAATGTTCCCGGATGCGTGCCGATCGAGACGACGCCGCTGCCCGAGCGCTGCGTGTTCCTGTTTGGGCAGGAGGGCCCGGGACTCACGAAGGCCGCCGTTGCCGCCGCCGAGCAGGTGATTGAGATTACGCAGTTCGGGTCGACGCGCTCGATCAATGCATCCGCTGCCGCCGCCGTGACGATGCACGACTGGGTGCTGCAGCACGTCTACGGCCGCAAGCCTTAG
- the pyrE gene encoding orotate phosphoribosyltransferase — protein sequence MTDARTQLIQLISDEAVFHGDFTLTSGKKASYYIDLRKLSLDHRAAPLIGEVLLELVDEFGDIDAVGGLTMGADPLANAVMHHAVSKGRAIDAFVVRKEPKDHGRGKQVEGPDVDGKRVVVLEDTSTTGGSPLAAIEALEKVGANVVAVCTIVDRATGAGQRIEDAGYPYRYAIGLDDLGLEAV from the coding sequence GTGACCGACGCACGTACTCAACTCATCCAGCTCATCAGCGACGAGGCCGTTTTCCACGGCGACTTCACGCTCACCAGCGGCAAGAAGGCCTCGTACTACATCGATCTGCGCAAGCTTTCGCTCGACCACCGCGCGGCGCCCCTCATCGGCGAGGTGCTGCTCGAGCTCGTGGACGAGTTCGGTGACATCGACGCCGTCGGCGGCCTGACGATGGGTGCGGATCCGCTCGCGAACGCAGTGATGCACCACGCGGTGTCGAAGGGCCGCGCGATCGACGCGTTCGTTGTGCGCAAGGAGCCGAAGGACCACGGCCGCGGCAAGCAGGTCGAGGGTCCGGATGTCGACGGCAAGCGGGTCGTCGTGCTCGAAGACACGTCGACCACCGGTGGCTCGCCGCTCGCCGCGATCGAGGCGCTCGAGAAGGTTGGCGCGAACGTCGTCGCCGTCTGCACGATCGTCGACCGCGCGACCGGCGCCGGCCAGCGCATCGAGGATGCGGGCTACCCGTACCGCTACGCGATCGGCCTCGACGACCTCGGCCTCGAAGCGGTTTAG
- a CDS encoding ABC transporter permease gives MARNSRTDWSRILAPVLLAIIVVAVWETAVRSGAVSAMFLPAPSDLIARFWLELTQGPLLDHTWQTLIAALMGTVLATLVAVPLGYLIARIDWVDMAVTPYVTASQAIPAVAVAPLLALWIGYGLTPIAILCAVVAFFPMLITTTIGVRALPQDVLEAARLDGANTWQSLAWVEAPLAMPSVLAGIRAGVALSVTGAVVGEFTMGGKGLGMLLTLFRDANDTEGMFATLLMLVILAVGMFTVLRVLESLANRRQRRTSSDMRQQLDAASENDQVMTVPLVDAAPLDR, from the coding sequence ATGGCACGAAATTCCCGCACCGACTGGTCGCGCATCCTGGCGCCGGTGCTGCTCGCGATCATCGTGGTCGCTGTTTGGGAGACCGCGGTGCGAAGCGGCGCCGTGAGCGCAATGTTCCTCCCCGCGCCGAGCGACTTGATCGCACGATTCTGGCTCGAGCTGACGCAAGGACCACTCCTCGACCACACTTGGCAGACGCTGATCGCCGCGCTGATGGGCACCGTGCTGGCGACGCTGGTCGCGGTTCCGCTCGGCTATCTCATCGCGCGAATCGACTGGGTCGACATGGCCGTGACTCCGTACGTCACCGCATCCCAGGCCATCCCCGCCGTCGCCGTTGCGCCGCTACTTGCCCTGTGGATCGGCTACGGCCTCACGCCGATCGCGATTCTGTGCGCGGTCGTCGCGTTCTTTCCGATGCTCATCACCACGACGATTGGCGTGCGTGCGCTGCCACAGGATGTGCTCGAGGCGGCTCGGCTTGACGGTGCGAACACGTGGCAATCGCTCGCGTGGGTCGAGGCGCCGCTTGCGATGCCCAGCGTGCTCGCTGGCATCCGCGCGGGTGTCGCGCTGTCGGTGACCGGCGCCGTGGTCGGCGAGTTCACGATGGGCGGCAAGGGCCTCGGCATGCTGCTCACGCTGTTTCGGGATGCGAACGACACCGAGGGGATGTTCGCGACGCTCCTCATGCTCGTGATCCTCGCGGTCGGGATGTTCACGGTGCTGCGGGTGCTCGAGTCGCTCGCGAATCGCCGCCAGCGACGCACCTCGAGCGACATGCGTCAGCAGCTGGATGCCGCATCCGAGAACGACCAAGTCATGACGGTGCCGCTGGTCGATGCGGCACCTCTCGATCGTTGA
- a CDS encoding homing endonuclease associated repeat-containing protein, with protein sequence MMPESELVAHLQTWASQASSFRLTDYGDWARANEAPSASTLILRFGSWSEAMRAAGLEDKITSVRQQRRVISNAELWASVVAYLRADRKSHSFADLKVWMQQQELPSAATVRARLGKWSEVRDTAEKVIAYADAQSPTPWEFADEVLSIVPGEGPRREHTDDACYSALHRVATVLDGPITVAQYDKVRAPAEPSSGVLMKRYGSWYESLQWADLGDRATSARA encoded by the coding sequence ATGATGCCGGAATCGGAGCTCGTCGCCCATCTTCAGACGTGGGCTAGCCAAGCATCCTCGTTTCGGCTGACTGACTACGGAGATTGGGCGCGCGCGAACGAGGCGCCCAGCGCATCCACGCTAATCCTCCGCTTCGGGAGCTGGAGCGAGGCGATGCGCGCCGCCGGGCTCGAGGACAAGATCACGAGCGTGCGGCAGCAGCGGCGCGTGATCTCGAACGCGGAGCTGTGGGCGAGCGTGGTCGCGTACCTCCGCGCCGACCGCAAGAGCCATTCGTTCGCCGACCTCAAGGTGTGGATGCAGCAGCAAGAATTGCCGAGCGCCGCGACGGTGCGGGCACGGCTCGGCAAGTGGTCGGAGGTGCGGGACACCGCCGAGAAAGTGATCGCCTACGCTGACGCCCAATCGCCAACGCCTTGGGAATTTGCGGACGAGGTGCTCTCGATCGTGCCCGGCGAAGGTCCGCGGCGCGAGCACACCGACGACGCCTGCTATTCGGCCCTCCATCGAGTCGCGACGGTGCTGGATGGGCCAATCACTGTGGCGCAGTATGACAAGGTTCGTGCCCCTGCCGAACCGAGCTCGGGCGTGCTCATGAAGCGATACGGCAGCTGGTACGAGTCGCTGCAGTGGGCCGATCTCGGCGACCGCGCGACGTCGGCGCGGGCGTAG
- a CDS encoding nitroreductase family protein has protein sequence MTIIAPRNATTAPIADVLENRWSPRGFDSSHEVSEAEIRSLIEAARWSPSAFNSQPWGFIVGRRGSDNFNKIFSALVPFNQEWNVNVSALIVALARVEIDGKKLPTAYYDLGQAAAHLTVQAETLGLNVHQMGGFDPAAVAEQFVLPEGYEPYTVIAVGQHSTDESIDDKIRERDAAPRERNDVSEILLSFE, from the coding sequence TTGACGATCATTGCCCCACGCAACGCGACCACAGCACCCATCGCCGACGTGCTCGAGAATCGCTGGAGCCCGCGCGGCTTCGACTCCTCGCACGAAGTCAGCGAAGCGGAAATCCGCTCGCTCATCGAGGCTGCCCGCTGGTCGCCATCGGCGTTCAACTCGCAGCCGTGGGGCTTCATCGTCGGCCGTCGTGGCAGCGACAACTTCAACAAGATCTTCTCCGCGCTCGTCCCTTTCAACCAGGAATGGAACGTGAATGTGTCCGCATTGATCGTCGCGCTCGCACGGGTCGAGATCGACGGTAAGAAGCTTCCGACTGCGTATTACGACCTCGGCCAGGCAGCCGCTCACCTCACCGTTCAGGCCGAAACGCTCGGCTTGAACGTGCACCAGATGGGTGGGTTCGACCCCGCCGCGGTCGCCGAGCAGTTCGTGCTGCCCGAGGGCTACGAGCCCTACACCGTGATCGCGGTGGGCCAGCATTCGACCGATGAGTCGATCGACGACAAGATCCGCGAGCGCGATGCCGCCCCGCGCGAGCGCAACGACGTCAGCGAGATCCTGCTCAGCTTCGAGTAG
- a CDS encoding septum formation family protein, producing the protein MAGSQPSSDRQSSGARGPADGTRSSRREGRGSAGAGAGASLREVGDSAAGARRDGQAARRQDARRHSPLGRNLAICAVIVLAAGVAGWIWSPFGRAEAPNSAVPATTQPAASTLATLEAGDCFATLETPWASDFAPISCDESHTAQLTAIVPVESVLDGEAWPGEDALRERAMIACQSPDAINLDAAASIPDLQVQVRWPADEVEWDAGIRSYYCFATSAEQFDSLQP; encoded by the coding sequence GTGGCCGGTTCACAACCCTCTTCCGACAGGCAGTCGTCCGGCGCTCGCGGTCCTGCTGACGGCACGCGAAGTTCGCGGCGCGAGGGCCGGGGCTCTGCTGGTGCTGGTGCTGGCGCGTCGCTGCGCGAGGTGGGGGACTCTGCGGCTGGAGCGCGGCGCGACGGCCAAGCCGCTCGGCGGCAGGATGCGCGACGCCATTCGCCGCTCGGGCGCAACCTCGCGATCTGCGCGGTAATCGTCCTCGCCGCGGGGGTCGCCGGATGGATCTGGTCGCCCTTCGGCCGCGCCGAGGCACCCAACTCGGCCGTGCCTGCGACGACCCAGCCCGCCGCATCCACCCTCGCGACGCTCGAAGCGGGGGACTGTTTCGCGACGCTCGAGACGCCCTGGGCGTCCGACTTCGCGCCGATCTCGTGCGACGAGTCGCACACGGCGCAGCTCACGGCGATCGTGCCCGTGGAATCGGTCCTCGACGGTGAAGCCTGGCCCGGCGAGGATGCACTGCGCGAGCGCGCGATGATTGCCTGCCAGTCGCCCGACGCGATCAACCTCGATGCCGCTGCGAGCATCCCGGACCTGCAGGTGCAGGTGCGCTGGCCAGCCGACGAGGTCGAGTGGGATGCGGGCATCCGCTCGTACTACTGCTTTGCGACCTCCGCGGAACAATTCGATTCGCTCCAGCCATAG
- a CDS encoding ABC transporter substrate-binding protein, translating to MSTNRFPRALKALATTAVAALALVGCQAGSPGASETTGAAGTGEPLTIGLTYTPNIQFAPFYVAEELGYFDEAGVNVELRHHGESEELFGALKTGDEQLVYAGGDEIVQGVSGGVPVQSVATLYNTYPAVLIVPADSDIQSAADLAGHSVGTPGPYGQTYFALLAMLEGAGLSEADVDVQHIGFTQQAALSSGKVDAVMGFANNDAVQFAAQGMDVRVIEAVDSSAPTLVGPALGAETSVIAERGSDVTAVLGAVKQAIEYIAQNPDETIEISASYIPTMTTQEQKDAALATLEATIPLMEADGDLPLLTNNPDTWAAMTEFMLEAGIITEPVAPEDAFTNELLP from the coding sequence ATGTCCACCAACCGATTCCCCCGCGCGCTGAAGGCACTCGCGACGACGGCCGTCGCCGCCCTCGCCCTCGTGGGCTGCCAGGCGGGCTCGCCCGGCGCATCCGAAACCACGGGGGCAGCCGGAACCGGCGAGCCGCTGACGATCGGCTTGACCTACACCCCGAACATCCAGTTTGCGCCGTTCTATGTAGCGGAGGAGCTCGGCTACTTCGACGAGGCGGGCGTGAACGTCGAGCTGCGCCACCACGGCGAGAGCGAAGAGCTCTTCGGCGCGCTCAAGACCGGCGACGAGCAGCTCGTGTACGCGGGCGGGGACGAGATCGTGCAGGGCGTCTCGGGCGGAGTGCCCGTGCAGTCGGTTGCGACGCTCTACAACACGTACCCGGCCGTGCTGATCGTGCCCGCTGACTCGGATATTCAGAGCGCGGCCGACCTCGCTGGCCACTCGGTTGGCACGCCCGGCCCGTACGGTCAGACGTACTTTGCGCTGCTCGCGATGCTCGAGGGCGCTGGGCTGAGTGAGGCGGACGTCGACGTGCAGCACATCGGCTTCACGCAGCAGGCCGCGCTGTCGTCCGGCAAGGTGGATGCGGTGATGGGCTTCGCGAATAACGACGCGGTGCAGTTCGCGGCGCAGGGCATGGATGTGCGGGTCATCGAGGCCGTGGACTCTTCGGCTCCGACGCTGGTCGGGCCGGCTCTGGGTGCCGAAACGAGCGTGATTGCCGAGCGCGGCTCGGACGTGACCGCGGTGCTCGGCGCTGTGAAGCAGGCGATCGAGTACATCGCGCAGAACCCTGACGAGACGATCGAGATCTCGGCCTCGTACATCCCGACGATGACGACTCAGGAGCAGAAGGACGCGGCCCTCGCGACGCTCGAGGCGACCATCCCGCTGATGGAGGCCGACGGTGACCTGCCGTTGCTCACGAACAACCCCGACACGTGGGCCGCGATGACCGAGTTCATGCTCGAGGCCGGAATCATCACCGAGCCCGTTGCCCCCGAGGACGCCTTCACCAACGAGCTGCTGCCGTAG
- a CDS encoding sigma factor-like helix-turn-helix DNA-binding protein, translated as MTQDKPVESGLFERDSRIVARLLDGQNLQQVGEEFGLTRERIRQIAKKRGVDVLKIRESKKNGQARKFRDLSSAVEKFSIQHPLASVDEIALKFNLDLETAERALGRRVAIHRPRELAVSRTFTDDEMLDHLRIWAKSASNFRREDYENWAEDTDFVSPATLTLRFGSWGESMRRAGLGHLTENRSLRKVISDLELWACVVQYLKSDRDRYSFGDLGVWLRKSALPSAELVRSRLGKWLDVRETALRIIDYENNSAPGTWTFADEVLSTVPGEAKRREFSPEETRAALRRVAALDRGKITVAKYDSLRLEDEPSSGLIMTRNGGSWHDALVDAGLGDRANRPRDRS; from the coding sequence ATGACCCAAGACAAACCTGTGGAGAGTGGCCTCTTTGAACGGGACAGTCGGATCGTTGCTCGCCTGCTGGACGGTCAAAATCTCCAGCAAGTTGGCGAGGAGTTCGGACTTACCCGCGAACGCATCCGACAGATAGCTAAAAAGCGCGGCGTGGATGTGCTGAAAATTAGAGAATCCAAGAAGAACGGTCAAGCTCGGAAATTTCGAGACCTAAGTTCGGCCGTTGAAAAGTTCTCAATTCAGCATCCGCTAGCGAGCGTGGATGAGATCGCGTTGAAATTCAACTTGGATCTCGAAACTGCGGAGCGGGCACTCGGGCGTCGAGTGGCCATTCATAGGCCACGCGAGCTCGCCGTCAGTCGGACGTTCACTGACGACGAAATGCTCGACCATCTCAGAATCTGGGCAAAGTCAGCATCAAATTTCCGCCGAGAGGACTACGAGAACTGGGCGGAAGATACTGATTTTGTATCACCAGCGACGTTGACTCTTCGATTCGGTAGTTGGGGCGAGTCAATGCGTCGAGCAGGTCTCGGGCACTTGACCGAGAACCGATCACTTCGGAAAGTTATCTCCGACCTCGAACTCTGGGCTTGCGTAGTTCAATACTTGAAATCAGATCGCGATCGATACTCATTCGGAGATCTCGGTGTTTGGCTCCGAAAATCCGCCCTGCCAAGCGCAGAACTCGTACGGTCGCGCCTCGGTAAGTGGCTAGACGTGCGCGAAACCGCACTTCGAATCATCGATTACGAGAACAACTCAGCACCGGGCACGTGGACATTTGCGGACGAGGTTTTAAGCACTGTCCCCGGTGAGGCAAAGCGACGCGAATTTTCTCCTGAGGAAACCCGCGCAGCTCTGAGACGGGTGGCTGCGTTAGACCGAGGAAAGATCACCGTGGCGAAATATGATTCGCTGCGGTTAGAAGACGAACCCAGTTCGGGCTTAATTATGACTCGAAATGGCGGCAGCTGGCACGATGCACTCGTCGACGCCGGCCTCGGCGACCGTGCGAATCGCCCACGCGACAGGTCGTAG
- a CDS encoding DUF3151 domain-containing protein, with protein sequence MTSNNLLGIPETRLDEEPEVLDDLSHLPREKHALAAIVEKHPKSSLAWAEAAQREFVDGRILEAYAYSRVGYHRGLDALRKSGWRGQGPIPWSHEPNQGVLRSFWQLRRAAEAIGENDEVERLTALLRDADSEAEAAIEKLDGVAQ encoded by the coding sequence ATGACTTCAAATAATCTCCTTGGTATCCCCGAGACGCGGCTCGACGAAGAGCCCGAAGTACTCGATGACCTCAGCCACCTGCCCCGCGAAAAGCACGCGCTCGCGGCTATCGTCGAGAAGCATCCCAAATCATCCCTCGCCTGGGCCGAGGCGGCGCAGCGCGAGTTCGTCGACGGCCGCATCCTCGAGGCCTACGCGTACAGCCGAGTTGGTTATCACCGCGGGTTGGATGCGCTGCGCAAGTCAGGCTGGCGTGGCCAGGGGCCGATTCCGTGGTCGCACGAGCCGAACCAGGGCGTGCTGCGATCATTCTGGCAGCTGCGCCGGGCCGCCGAGGCGATCGGTGAGAACGACGAGGTCGAGCGGCTCACCGCTCTCTTGCGCGACGCCGACTCCGAAGCTGAGGCCGCTATCGAGAAGCTGGATGGCGTCGCCCAGTAG